A genomic stretch from Xiphophorus maculatus strain JP 163 A chromosome 16, X_maculatus-5.0-male, whole genome shotgun sequence includes:
- the LOC111611562 gene encoding uncharacterized protein LOC111611562 isoform X4 has product MAEEMFGKSVKQLKLDRTMAKSSFTKQANFLSRKASNMTEMELREEFKKLTSDARHVSDSNDDYKAGLLAEVGDEADELDEQQKADLEKTIIDCELKLEEVKQIVQSNLWKKYGQDELYTAIQEAEKACNDASDIKVLTVYKNAYEVQLSFVENVIQESIKSFLTWEMWIPVEERDNLEDRVKQMKLMKNKLQTRKSQFAIAQTIAEEKKKSDDAQSDLTSFPILAQPAPSVKIRPICLPKFHGCKRNFHRWRKDWESLQKQGEPSGSVEVKKFQLLDSVDERICNELHLSAYDTAADMFRVMENRYGDKLSIALEIIEELEKTPPLKANQPRKVIDLIQAIEKALADLTELGNIGAMKNPLVIKSLESKLPDVIKRDWLVFMVNPANAVTPDNHFDSLLKFLKTQEEVLEKLEQLGVSEKVEKKFEKRHAFTRSTRKNHVCIVCGDARHGDKIFFCKQFKAMNLPEKLNIVKTLDTCKRCLRKHGDADCINTYLCRNKDCKKRSFSDHHFLLCPKGELTKVETVKPRRENRLTEEQEKFIAGLSPELAEECRKAFSNVTASTKNTKCEASGLMESYGLKEQPVILMLLEVTTNAGQKIGTLIDLASDTNYITHQAAKRLSLEGENITLVVHGVGGMSVKVRTKRYLLRVRVKTPKGTVKAHQLICYGLSEIAKVHKVIQPLQLQKFFPDVGLEDLKRPDTIELLISHREGRLAPQRVKVVGDLVLWNSPLGMTVGGAHPDLCEDVDVAAHRCMKWWRGKQQ; this is encoded by the exons ATGGCTGAAGAAATGTTTGGAAAGTCAGTGAAACAATTGAAGCTGGATCGCACCATGGCAAAGTCTTCCTTCACCAAGCAAGCAAACTTCCTGAGCAGAAAAGCTTCCAACATGACAGAGATGGAACTGCGAGAGGAGTTTAAAAAGCTAACTTCTGATGCCAGACATGTAAGTGACTCAAATGATGATTACAAAGCTGGACTATTGGCAGAGGTGGGAGATGAAGCTGATGAACTTGATGAACAGCAAAAAGCTGATTTGGAAAAGACTATTATTGACTGTGAATTAAAATTAGAAGAAGTCAAACAAATAGTTCAGtctaatttgtggaaaaaatatggTCAGGATGAACTCTATACTGCAATTCAAGAGGCTGAGAAGGCATGTAATGATGCTTCTGACATAAAAGTTTTAACTGTGTACAAAAACGCATATGAAGTGCAGCTGTCCTTCGTGGAGAATGTGATCCAGGAAtctattaaaagttttttgacCTGGGAAATGTGGATTCCAGTAGAAGAAAGGGACAACTTAGAAGACagagtaaaacaaatgaaattgatgaaaaataaacttcaaacaAGAAAATCACAGTTTGCCATAGCACAAACAATtgcagaggagaagaagaaatcaGATGATGCGCAATCAGACCTTACGTCTTTTCCTATACTAGCTCAACCTGCACCCAGTGTAAAGATTAGACCCATTTGTCTACCAAAATTTCATGGCTGTAAAAGAAACTTTCACAGATGGAGAAAAGACTGGGAAAGCCTGCAGAAGCAGGGAGAACCAAGTGGCTCAGTggaagtgaaaaagtttcagttgtTGGATAGTGTGGATGAAAGAATCTGTAATGAATTACATCTGTCTGCTTATGATACTGCCGCAGATATGTTCCGAGTGATGGAAAATAGGTATGGCGACAAGTTAAGCATTGCTTTAGAAATTATTGAAGAGCTTGAGAAGACTCCACCCCTGAAAGCAAACCAGCCAAGGAAAGTGATAGATCTTATTCAAGCAATTGAAAAGGCTCTAGCTGACTTAACAGAGTTAGGTAACATTGGAGCAATGAAAAATCCTTTGGTTATTAAATCTCTAGAGAGTAAACTACCTGATGTTATAAAGAGAGACTGGCTAGTTTTTATGGTTAATCCTGCCAATGCAGTTACACCAGATAACCATTTTGATAGTCTTCTCAAATTTTTAAAGACACAGGAGGAAGTTCTAGAGAAATTGGAGCAACTTGGAGTGAGTGAAAAGGTTGAGAAGAAGTTTGAGAAACGACATGCTTTTACTCGATCCACAAGAAAGAATCATGTCTGTATTGTGTGTGGAGACGCAAGACATGGAGATAAAATATTCTTCTGCAAACAGTTCAAAGCAATGAATTTACCTGAAAAGCTCAACATTGTAAAGACGTTGGACACatgcaaaaggtgtttgagaAAGCATGGAGATGCTGATTGCATCAATACTTACCTTTGTAGAAATAAAGATTGTAAGAAAAGAAGCTTTTCAGATCACCATTTCCTCCTTTGCCCAAAGGGTGAGCTTACAAAGGTTGAGACTGTTAAACCAAGAAGGGAAAATAGACTGACAGAAGAGCAGGAAAAATTCATAGCTGGACTTTCACCAGAACTAGCAGAAGAATGCAGAAAAGccttttcaaatgtgactgcttcaacaaaaaacacaaagtgtgaaGCCTCTGGGCTTATGGAGTCATATGGACTAAAAGAGCAACCTGTCATTCTAATGCTATTGGAAGTCACTACGAACGCAGGCCAGAAAATAGGCACTTTGATTGACTTGGCTTCTGATACTAATTACATTACTCATCAAGCAGCTAAAAGGTTGAGCCTAGAAggtgaaaacataacattagtTGTTCATGGTGTTGGGGGAATGTCAGTCAAAGTTAGAACAAAGAGATACCTGTTAAGAGTGAGAGTTAAGACCCCCAAAGGCACAGTGAAAGCTCACCAACTCATTTGTTATGGACTTAGTGAAATTGCTAAAGTGCATAAAGTCATTCAACCACTGCAGCTGCAAAAGTTTTTCCCAGATGTTGGCCTGGAAGACCTTAAAAGACCAGATACCATTGAGCTGCTAATAAGCCACAGAGAAGGCAGACTGGCCCCTCAAAGAGTCAAGGTTGTTGGAGACCTGGTCCTGTGGAACAGTCCACTCGGCATGACCGTGGGAGGAGCTCATCCGGATCTTTGTGAAGACGTCGACGTGGCAGCACACAG GTGCATGAAATGGTGGAGAGGAAAGCAGCAATAA
- the LOC111611562 gene encoding uncharacterized protein LOC111611562 isoform X1, producing MAEEMFGKSVKQLKLDRTMAKSSFTKQANFLSRKASNMTEMELREEFKKLTSDARHVSDSNDDYKAGLLAEVGDEADELDEQQKADLEKTIIDCELKLEEVKQIVQSNLWKKYGQDELYTAIQEAEKACNDASDIKVLTVYKNAYEVQLSFVENVIQESIKSFLTWEMWIPVEERDNLEDRVKQMKLMKNKLQTRKSQFAIAQTIAEEKKKSDDAQSDLTSFPILAQPAPSVKIRPICLPKFHGCKRNFHRWRKDWESLQKQGEPSGSVEVKKFQLLDSVDERICNELHLSAYDTAADMFRVMENRYGDKLSIALEIIEELEKTPPLKANQPRKVIDLIQAIEKALADLTELGNIGAMKNPLVIKSLESKLPDVIKRDWLVFMVNPANAVTPDNHFDSLLKFLKTQEEVLEKLEQLGVSEKVEKKFEKRHAFTRSTRKNHVCIVCGDARHGDKIFFCKQFKAMNLPEKLNIVKTLDTCKRCLRKHGDADCINTYLCRNKDCKKRSFSDHHFLLCPKGELTKVETVKPRRENRLTEEQEKFIAGLSPELAEECRKAFSNVTASTKNTKCEASGLMESYGLKEQPVILMLLEVTTNAGQKIGTLIDLASDTNYITHQAAKRLSLEGENITLVVHGVGGMSVKVRTKRYLLRVRVKTPKGTVKAHQLICYGLSEIAKVHKVIQPLQLQKFFPDVGLEDLKRPDTIELLISHREGRLAPQRVKVVGDLVLWNSPLGMTVGGAHPDLCEDVDVAAHRSETHFARSMRIAAVKYKEVCSFEEVKAESKNTTTNKEFIDWWKWESIGAACEPKCGGCRCGTCQPGGKDMTLMEEKELEIIKQGLTYVQADNHSDAPHWDAKYPWIVEPACLPNNRKSVESTFLRTERRLNKEPEWKTVYANQVHEMVERKAAIKLTEDTLNNWKGPVWYVNHQVAPNPHSVTTPVRLVWNSSQRFEGLSMNDILLKGPDVLNPIRAVLLRFRRGLHAALGDIKKMYNSVWLEDLERHLHRFLWRDGSEEEIGEFAITRVNIGDRPAGCIAQVAMRETAKLPMFDSCKEERRILEEDCYVDDILTSDNDPELLHKHIKKVEEILQAGGFCLKPWVLSGQSGRQNMSLPSRDKILTLPNQLKEDDNKALGVGYLVEEDKLYVMTSINFSKRRKKMKMGQNLEEGEVRINTPNPLTRRELLSQVASLFDPIGLVTPTKQKGAILVRKAFQETRTAGKAGDTWDQPLSDGLRNEAIELFQDYVRLGQIKFHRSLTPISWIRKPIGITFSDGSDKSYGAVLYFRWETEQGIQVRLVESKAKLTPLDQKGEPVKAEICGAVFAARLRKYVEKHSRMEIGGWYHLLDSQTVLGAIQCDSYGYQTFFANRIGEIQKTGPVADWWWIPGELNVADITSRGACPEHLQEDSQWQNGPKFLLQPIDQWPKRSAKDIAISAKEGVEKLQRKAFSAVITRAQSKQTEEKLCDEEVTKNALKATKCKERDRELKISPLTFIAKQLIQERRYSSLSKLVRVIAWVRRAVENWKLTLESHHSGRKVKEKISTDIKQSTIHPGLSVKECENALREVFLAAQENTSFHDTTLNRLVVFKEQDSGLQVCGGRIQSFNEDKRAVPILPYDSWVSMLVALEAHEVNHEGIAGTLLQMRKKAWVVRGRRLAKKVVDNCVTCRKIRAKRCEQIMGDLPPERTLPARPFEFTTIDLFGPYEVRDEVRKRVKLKVWGIIFCCMSSRAIHTDLVSDQSSEGFLLAYQRFTALRGHPRKLWSDGGKNFIGAKPVLVDLYLFLDRLNKEKIQHEALEHGTEWSWKIHPADSPHRNGAAEAAVKILKQALHNLGSDGVFTWSEFQTFLYMAANLANERPIDARTQSREDCISYITPNSLLLGRTDLKSDNCGFDFKSYPLKRLKFIQTEVDRFWRKWSQLAGPNLFVRSKWRSKKRNVAVGDIIWLADQNALRSQYKLGRVISVNSDGKGIVRDVYIRTYPSYPVPLVRAGGQTRKMRKKLQMKIPSTILHRDVRRIVLLPIEEQENPAGTRSGEEREV from the coding sequence ATGGCTGAAGAAATGTTTGGAAAGTCAGTGAAACAATTGAAGCTGGATCGCACCATGGCAAAGTCTTCCTTCACCAAGCAAGCAAACTTCCTGAGCAGAAAAGCTTCCAACATGACAGAGATGGAACTGCGAGAGGAGTTTAAAAAGCTAACTTCTGATGCCAGACATGTAAGTGACTCAAATGATGATTACAAAGCTGGACTATTGGCAGAGGTGGGAGATGAAGCTGATGAACTTGATGAACAGCAAAAAGCTGATTTGGAAAAGACTATTATTGACTGTGAATTAAAATTAGAAGAAGTCAAACAAATAGTTCAGtctaatttgtggaaaaaatatggTCAGGATGAACTCTATACTGCAATTCAAGAGGCTGAGAAGGCATGTAATGATGCTTCTGACATAAAAGTTTTAACTGTGTACAAAAACGCATATGAAGTGCAGCTGTCCTTCGTGGAGAATGTGATCCAGGAAtctattaaaagttttttgacCTGGGAAATGTGGATTCCAGTAGAAGAAAGGGACAACTTAGAAGACagagtaaaacaaatgaaattgatgaaaaataaacttcaaacaAGAAAATCACAGTTTGCCATAGCACAAACAATtgcagaggagaagaagaaatcaGATGATGCGCAATCAGACCTTACGTCTTTTCCTATACTAGCTCAACCTGCACCCAGTGTAAAGATTAGACCCATTTGTCTACCAAAATTTCATGGCTGTAAAAGAAACTTTCACAGATGGAGAAAAGACTGGGAAAGCCTGCAGAAGCAGGGAGAACCAAGTGGCTCAGTggaagtgaaaaagtttcagttgtTGGATAGTGTGGATGAAAGAATCTGTAATGAATTACATCTGTCTGCTTATGATACTGCCGCAGATATGTTCCGAGTGATGGAAAATAGGTATGGCGACAAGTTAAGCATTGCTTTAGAAATTATTGAAGAGCTTGAGAAGACTCCACCCCTGAAAGCAAACCAGCCAAGGAAAGTGATAGATCTTATTCAAGCAATTGAAAAGGCTCTAGCTGACTTAACAGAGTTAGGTAACATTGGAGCAATGAAAAATCCTTTGGTTATTAAATCTCTAGAGAGTAAACTACCTGATGTTATAAAGAGAGACTGGCTAGTTTTTATGGTTAATCCTGCCAATGCAGTTACACCAGATAACCATTTTGATAGTCTTCTCAAATTTTTAAAGACACAGGAGGAAGTTCTAGAGAAATTGGAGCAACTTGGAGTGAGTGAAAAGGTTGAGAAGAAGTTTGAGAAACGACATGCTTTTACTCGATCCACAAGAAAGAATCATGTCTGTATTGTGTGTGGAGACGCAAGACATGGAGATAAAATATTCTTCTGCAAACAGTTCAAAGCAATGAATTTACCTGAAAAGCTCAACATTGTAAAGACGTTGGACACatgcaaaaggtgtttgagaAAGCATGGAGATGCTGATTGCATCAATACTTACCTTTGTAGAAATAAAGATTGTAAGAAAAGAAGCTTTTCAGATCACCATTTCCTCCTTTGCCCAAAGGGTGAGCTTACAAAGGTTGAGACTGTTAAACCAAGAAGGGAAAATAGACTGACAGAAGAGCAGGAAAAATTCATAGCTGGACTTTCACCAGAACTAGCAGAAGAATGCAGAAAAGccttttcaaatgtgactgcttcaacaaaaaacacaaagtgtgaaGCCTCTGGGCTTATGGAGTCATATGGACTAAAAGAGCAACCTGTCATTCTAATGCTATTGGAAGTCACTACGAACGCAGGCCAGAAAATAGGCACTTTGATTGACTTGGCTTCTGATACTAATTACATTACTCATCAAGCAGCTAAAAGGTTGAGCCTAGAAggtgaaaacataacattagtTGTTCATGGTGTTGGGGGAATGTCAGTCAAAGTTAGAACAAAGAGATACCTGTTAAGAGTGAGAGTTAAGACCCCCAAAGGCACAGTGAAAGCTCACCAACTCATTTGTTATGGACTTAGTGAAATTGCTAAAGTGCATAAAGTCATTCAACCACTGCAGCTGCAAAAGTTTTTCCCAGATGTTGGCCTGGAAGACCTTAAAAGACCAGATACCATTGAGCTGCTAATAAGCCACAGAGAAGGCAGACTGGCCCCTCAAAGAGTCAAGGTTGTTGGAGACCTGGTCCTGTGGAACAGTCCACTCGGCATGACCGTGGGAGGAGCTCATCCGGATCTTTGTGAAGACGTCGACGTGGCAGCACACAGGTCAGAAACGCACTTTGCTCGTTCTATGCGCATTGCTGCTGTAAAGTATAAAGAAGTCTGCAGTTTCGAAGAAGTTAaagcagaaagcaaaaacacaactacCAATAAAGAGTTTATTGATTGGTGGAAGTGGGAGAGCATAGGAGCAGCTTGTGAACCAAAGTGTGGTGGATGTCGCTGCGGAACATGTCAACCAGGTGGGAAAGATATGACATTAATGGAGGAGAAAGaacttgaaataattaaacaaggTCTTACCTATGTGCAAGCAGATAACCACAGTGATGCTCCCCACTGGGATGCAAAGTATCCTTGGATTGTAGAACCCGCTTGTCTTCCCAATAACAGGAAAAGTGTTGAATCAACTTTCTTAAGAACAGAAAGACGATTAAATAAAGAGCCTGAATGGAAAACTGTCTATGCAAACCAGGTGCATGAAATGGTGGAGAGGAAAGCAGCAATAAAACTAACAGAAGACACTCTAAACAACTGGAAAGGACCAGTATGGTATGTAAACCATCAGGTGGCGCCAAATCCTCATTCTGTGACCACTCCTGTGCGTTTAGTATGGAACAGCAGTCAAAGATTTGAAGGTCTAAGTATGAATGATATTCTGCTGAAAGGTCCTGATGTTTTAAATCCCATTCGTGCTGTTCTACTCAGGTTCAGAAGGGGACTGCATGCTGCCCTgggagacattaaaaaaatgtataactcTGTTTGGCTAGAGGACCTGGAGAGACATCTTCACAGGTTCCTCTGGAGAGACGGCTCAGAAGAGGAGATCGGTGAGTTTGCCATTACCAGAGTTAACATTGGGGATCGACCTGCTGGATGTATTGCCCAAGTAGCAATGCGAGAGACGGCAAAACTGCCCATGTTTGACAGCTGTAAAGAGGAGCGTAGGATCCTGGAAGAAGACTGTTATGTCGATGATATTTTAACATCTGACAATGACCCAGAACTTTTGCATAAACACATTAAGAAGGTGGAAGAGATCTTACAAGCTGGGGGATTCTGTTTGAAACCATGGGTCCTATCAGGTCAAAGTGGGAGGCAAAACATGTCCTTACCTAGCAGAGACAAAATCCTTACACTCCCTAATCAGTTGAAAGAGGATGATAATAAGGCTTTGGGAGTGGGATATCTGGTGGAGGAGGATAAATTATATGTGATGACATCAATTAACTTCtcaaaaaggaggaaaaaaatgaagatggGACAAAACCTAGAAGAAGGAGAAGTGAGAATAAATACTCCAAATCCTCTCACTAGGAGAGAACTCCTTAGCCAAGTAGCTAGTCTTTTTGATCCCATTGGGCTAGTCACACCCACCAAACAAAAAGGAGCCATTCTAGTGAGAAAGGCTTTTCAAGAAACCAGAACTGCAGGCAAAGCAGGTGATACTTGGGATCAACCACTTTCTGATGGGCTAAGAAATGAAGCCATTGAATTATTCCAGGATTATGTTCGCCTGGGCCAAATTAAATTTCACAGGAGTTTAACACCAATCAGTTGGATTAGAAAGCCCATTGGAATAACTTTCTCTGATGGGAGTGACAAAAGTTATGGGGCAGTTCTATACTTCAGATGGGAGACAGAGCAAGGGATCCAAGTGAGACTTGTAGAATCCAAAGCAAAACTTACTCCACTCGATCAGAAAGGAGAACctgtaaaagcagaaatttgTGGTGCTGTGTTTGCAGCTCGTCTGAGGAAGTATGTTGAAAAGCACAGTAGGATGGAAATTGGAGGCTGGTACCATCTTCTAGACAGCCAAACTGTGCTAGGAGCCATTCAGTGTGACAGCTATGGGTACCAAACTTTCTTTGCTAACAGAATTGgtgaaatacagaaaactgGGCCTGTCGCAGATTGGTGGTGGATTCCAGGTGAGCTAAATGTTGCAGACATTACATCAAGAGGAGCATGTCCTGAGCACCTCCAAGAGGACTCACAGTGGCAAAATGGACCAAAATTTTTGTTGCAACCTATTGACCAGTGGCCGAAAAGATCTGCCAAAGACATTGCTATAAGTGCAAAGGAAGGGGTTGAAAAACTCCAAAGAAAAGCTTTCTCAGCAGTAATAACTAGAGCACAGTCTAagcaaactgaagaaaaattgTGTGATGAGGAGGTGACAAAGAATGCTCTAAAAGCTACAAAGTGTAAAGAAAGGGACAGGGAGCTCAAAATCTCACCTCTTACATTCATTGCCAAGCAGTTAATTCAAGAGAGGAGATACAGCAGTCTTTCTAAACTAGTCAGAGTTATTGCATGGGTGAGAAGAGCTGTTGAAAACTGGAAACTCACTTTAGAAAGTCACCATAGTGgcagaaaagtgaaagaaaaaatttcAACAGACATCAAACAATCAACCATCCATCCCGGGCTTAGTGTTAAAGAGTGTGAGAATGCACTGAGAGAGGTTTTTCTGGCTGCACAAGAGAATACCTCATTCCATGACACAACTTTAAACAGACTAGTTGTGTTTAAAGAACAAGATTCTGGACTTCAGGTATGTGGGGGTCGTATTCAATCCTTTAATGAAGACAAAAGAGCTGTTCCCATTTTACCTTATGACTCATGGGTATCCATGTTGGTTGCTCTTGAAGCTCATGAAGTAAATCATGAAGGCATTGCTGGAACATTACTGCAGATGAGGAAAAAAGCATGGGTGGTGAGAGGCAGAAGATTGGCTAAAAAAGTTGTGGATAACTGTGTGACGTGCCGGAAAATCAGGGCAAAAAGATGTGAACAGATAATGGGTGACCTTCCACCAGAACGAACACTGCCTGCCAGACCATTTGAGTTTACTACTATTGATCTATTTGGACCTTATGAAGTGAGGGATGAGGTCCGGAAAAGAGTTAAACTGAAAGTGTGGGGCATCATCTTCTGTTGCATGTCATCTAGAGCTATTCACACAGATCTTGTAAGCGATCAGTCAAGTGaaggctttttgttagcataCCAAAGATTTACAGCCTTAAGAGGACATCCAAGGAAGTTATGGTCAGATGGCGGAAAAAACTTTATTGGAGCTAAACCTGTCCTGGTTGATCTTTATCTGTTTTTGGACCGactaaacaaagagaaaattcaaCATGAAGCTTTGGAACATGGAACTGAATGGAGCTGGAAAATACACCCTGCAGACTCCCCCCATAGGAATGGGGCAGCAGAAGCAGCTGTAAAGATACTCAAGCAAGCATTGCACAATCTAGGATCAGATGGAGTTTTTACATGGAGTGAATTTCAAACATTCCTGTATATGGCAGCTAATCTGGCTAATGAAAGACCAATAGATGCAAGAACTCAAAGTCGAGAAGATTGCATAAGCTACATCACACCAAACTCTCTGCTGCTTGGAAGAACTGATCTAAAAAGTGATAACTGTGGATTTGACTTTAAAAGTTATCCACTCAAGAGATTAAAGTTCATTCAAACAGAAGTGGACAGATTCTGGAGAAAATGGAGTCAACTAGCTGGACCAAATTTGTTTGTCAGA